TTAACACCTAAcacaaataaaacaataaattctcCAACTTGAAAGATTAACATAAACAACAACCTAAAACCCAAGTTTTTTTCCAGAGAACATATAAGAATACAAGACATCAACAAGCACTAAAACAACATGACAGTAAGGCAAACCAAACCAACTCTTTCCccacattttcaaaaacaaaacaatcaCATAATGCGTAAACCACCAATGCTTCCACTCGAACGCGTACGACTTCTCACTAGTATCAACATGCTTGATTCCCCTTCCAGCACTCTCTTTTTCCTGTTAAAGTTTCGAAAAAATTTTCAGGTGTCAATCATAAACAAAAATACTGAATATTAAAAGATACTAACAGTAAGATAGTtagtaataataaaaacattgaAACACCATTTTCATGAAACAATAACAGCTAGTTTATAGCTTCTTTGCAGCTACGTCTGTTATGTCCTCCCTTATGACAACGACTACACTTCGACACACGTGATTCGATTTGCGATGGTATCCTCTTGGTTTTCCTACGACCAGGCTGACTCCTCACATCAGGAGCATTGATTACATTTCCATCATCAAGATAAGACTCATTAATGTCAAACGTTGGGATGGGATTAATAATTCCTCTGTACGTTTGGCGGTACATTTCAATTTTGAAATACTTGTCGCAAAAATCATAAAACGACATCGACTTCGACTCAATAGCGGCGCAAGCATGCTTGCAAGGAAGCTTGTTGATTTGCCAATATCTACATGAACAGGTCATAGCTATCAAGTCAATAGCAAATGATTTTTCACCATCGACTACTTCAAACCTCCAATTACAAGACCGGTGCACTCTTAACTTCCGGGATTCCACATATACACTACCAATAGATTTCTCTTTTTTTGGACTTAATTCTTTAACCATCGTAGCTGTTGATTCACGTCGTTGGTGCATCATG
This window of the Primulina huaijiensis isolate GDHJ02 chromosome 3, ASM1229523v2, whole genome shotgun sequence genome carries:
- the LOC140972141 gene encoding uncharacterized protein isoform X2 — encoded protein: MIELRAESKNEHVRNQNIRRHPGIIKAVNLLFTGSHHAYCLRHLVDNFVKVVLRSYPKHNKKHWSSVFKKAAYAPSLQEHEQHIKNILESMPLARDFIVNSEPQSWANALFLGNRWGVINNNISECWNNWVKAARYLPIVGMVDHIRVQIMNMMHQRRESTATMVKELSPKKEKSIGSVYVESRKLRVHRSCNWRFEVVDGEKSFAIDLIAMTCSCRYWQINKLPCKHACAAIESKSMSFYDFCDKYFKIEMYRQTYRGIINPIPTFDINESYLDDGNVINAPDVRSQPGRRKTKRIPSQIESRVSKCSRCHKGGHNRRSCKEAIN